The Girardinichthys multiradiatus isolate DD_20200921_A chromosome 6, DD_fGirMul_XY1, whole genome shotgun sequence genome window below encodes:
- the LOC124870707 gene encoding xenotropic and polytropic retrovirus receptor 1 homolog, with amino-acid sequence MKFTEHLSAHITPEWRKQYIQYEAFKEMLYAAQDQAPSIEVTDEDTVKRYYAKFEETFFQTCEKELAKINTFYSEKLAEAQRRFATLQNELQSSLDAQRESSANGLGLRRRKTVFALSQKERCKHRNIKDLQLAFSEFYLSLILLQNYQNLNFTGFRKILKKHDKILETSKGADWRVAHVEVAPFYTCKKITQLISETEALVTTELEGGDRQKAMKRLRVPPLGAAQPAPAWTTFRVGLYCGVFLVLIVTVVITGAVMIHSSDVWPMVRIYRGGFLLIEFLFLLGINTYGWRQAGVNHVLIFELNPRNNLSHQHLFEIAGLLGVLWCVSLLSCLFYDSIFVPMQANPLALYGFFLLFLINPLKTCYYKSRFWLLKLLFRVVTAPFHHVGFADFWLADQLNSLVVVLMDLEYMICFYSCELDWTEHKGLFIKTNISMCNTYSYGVRAVIKCLPAWFRFAQCLRRYRDSKRAFPHLVNAGKYSTSFFVVTFSALYSTHKESDPERKIYLYLYIACLIVSSCYTLIWDLKMDWGLFDRNAGENTFLREEIVYPHKAYYYCAIVEDVLLRFAWILTITLTSLTNFEGIADILATLLAPLEVFRRFVWNFFRLENEHLNNCGEFRAVRDISVAPLNADDQTLLEQMMDQEDGVRNRQGKKSWKRSYSMSLRRPRLTSQSKTRDTKVLIEDTDDDS; translated from the exons TCACAGATGAGGATACAGTCAAGAGGTACTATGCCAAGTTTGAGGAGACGTTTTTCCAGACCTGTGAAAAGGAGCTGGCCAAGATCAACACCTTCTATTCTG AAAAGCTGGCCGAGGCTCAGCGGCGATTCGCCACACTGCAGAATGAGCTGCAGTCATCGCTGGATGCCCAGAGGGAGAGCTCTGCCAACGGTCTGGGCCTCAGGAGGAGAAAAACTGTCTTTGCCCTTTCACAGAAGGAGAGatgcaaacacagaaacataaagGATTTGCAGCTGGCCTTCTCTGAGTTCTACCTCAGCCTTATACTCCTGCAGAATTATCAG AACCTGAACTTCACAGGGTTCAGGAAGATCCTGAAGAAGCATGACAAGATCTTGGAAACCTCAAAGGGGGCCGATTGGAGGGTGGCCCATGTTGAGGTGGCTCCATTTTATACATGCAAGAAGATCACTCAGCTCATCTCTGAGACTGAG GCATTGGTCACAACAGAGCTGGAAGGTGGCGACCGGCAGAAGGCCATGAAGAGGCTGAGGGTTCCTCCACTTGGAGCTGCACAA CCTGCTCCAGCTTGGACTACCTTCAGAGTTGGACTTTACTGTGGAGTATTCCTTGTCTTGATTGTCACTGTTGTCATTACAG GAGCAGTGATGATCCACAGTTCTGATGTCTGGCCTATGGTCAGGATCTACAGAGGAGGCTTCCTATTAATAGAGTTTCTCTTCCTGTTAG GGATCAACACCTACGGCTGGAGGCAGGCAGGAGTTAATCATGTCCTCATATTTGAACTCAATCCCAGAAATAACCTGTCCCACCAACATCTGTTTGAG ATTGCAggcctgttgggggtgctgtgGTGCGTCAGCTTGCTGTCGTGTCTCTTTTATGACAGCATCTTCGTACCGATGCAGGCCAACCCTCTGGCTCTTTATGGATTCTTCCTCCTGTTTCTTATCAACCCCTTGAAGACCTGTTACTACAAGTCACGTTTCTGGTTGCTCAAACTGCTG TTCAGGGTGGTGACCGCTCCGTTTCATCATGTTGGATTTGCAGACTTCTGGCTGGCTGATCAGTTAAACTCTCTGGTGGTGGTTCTGATGGATCTTGAGTACATGATCTGTTTCTACAGTTGTGAGCTGGACTGGACAGAACACAAGGGGCTTTTCATCAAAACAA ACATAAGTATGTGTAATACCTACTCCTACGGTGTTCGGGCAGTGATCAAGTGTCTTCCTGCATGGTTCCGATTTGCCCAGTGTCTTCGACGTTATCGGGACTCCAAGCGGGCCTTTCCTCATTTGGTTAATGCTGGGAAGTACTCCACTTCCTTCTTTGTCGTCACCTTCTCAGCCCTGTACAGCACACACAAAG AATCCGACCCAGAACGAAAGATTTACTTATATTTGTACATTGCCTGTTTAATTGTAAGCTCTTGTTATACACTGATCTGGGATCTGAAGATGGACTGGGGCCTGTTTGACCGCAATGCAGGAGAAAATACCTTCCTGAGAGAGGAGATAGTATACCCACACAAG GCCTATTACTACTGTGCTATAGTAGAGGATGTTCTCTTACGTTTTGCATGGATTTTAACAATCACTCTCACCTCACTCACCAATTTTGAAGGCATCGCTGACATATTGGCAACACTGCTGGCTCCGCTGGAGGTCTTTag GCGCTTTGTGTGGAATTTCTTCCGACTTGAGAACGAGCATCTAAATAACTGTGGTGAGTTCAGAGCGGTCCGAGACATCAGTGTGGCCCCACTCAACGCTGATGACCAGACTCTGCTGGAGCAGATGATGGACCAGGAGGACGGAGTCAGGAACCGGCAGGGCAAGAAAAGCTGGAAAAGAAGCTACAGCATGAGTCTGCGCAGGCCACGCCTCACCTCACA ATCAAAAACCCGCGACACCAAAGTTCTAATTGAGGATACCGATGATGACTCCTGA